A region from the Lolium perenne isolate Kyuss_39 chromosome 4, Kyuss_2.0, whole genome shotgun sequence genome encodes:
- the LOC139838826 gene encoding pentatricopeptide repeat-containing protein At5g39350-like: protein MAREFFDKVPKNKDIMAWNMMINAYFNDGQMSEAHRLFDSMPVKDLVSWNIVINVYATNCYKDADVGLFLLMLWSAVYPDITILIGVLVIYLFERMHHRNVVTWTMMVAGLAQNGRVPMMREFLDRMLKNKDITAWNAMINAYANDGQTSDMVR from the coding sequence ATGGCGAGGGAGTTCTTCGACAAAGTGCCAAAAAACAAGGATATCATGGCATGGAATATGATGATCAACGCGTATTTCAATGATGGCCAGATGAGTGAGGCTCATAGACTGTTTGATTCGATGCCCGTGAAGGACCTGGTGAGCTGGAATATTGTAATCAACGTCTATGCCACGAACTGTTATAAGGACGCTGATGTGGGTCTATTTCTTCTCATGCTCTGGTCAGCGGTATATCCTGACATCACTATATTGATAGGTGTTCTAGTTATATATCTGTTTGAGAGGATGCATCATAGGAATGTGGTTACTTGGACCATGATGGTTGCCGGCTTGGCACAGAATGGCCGCGTTCCGATGATGAGGGAGTTCTTGGACAGAATGCTGAAAAACAAGGACATCACAGCGTGGAATGCGATGATCAACGCATATGCCAATGATGGCCAGACTAGTGACATGGTGCGGTGA